Proteins from a single region of Juglans microcarpa x Juglans regia isolate MS1-56 chromosome 5S, Jm3101_v1.0, whole genome shotgun sequence:
- the LOC121267550 gene encoding uncharacterized protein LOC121267550 codes for MAWSATMIGALLGLGTQMYSNALRKLPYMRHPWEHVVGMGLGAVFVNQLVKWDAQLQEDLDKMLAKAKAANEHRYFDEDDE; via the exons atggcgtGGAGCGCGACGATGATCGGAGCACTGCTGGGACTTGGCACCCAGATGTACTCAAACGCACTCCGAAAACTCCCTTACATGCGCC ATCCATGGGAGCACGTGGTGGGTATGGGACTTGGTGCCGTCTTCGTTAACCAGCTCGTCAAATGGGACGCTCAGCTCCAGGAGGACCTCGACAAGATGCTCGCCAAAGCGAAGGCCGCTAACGAGCACCGCTACTTCG ATGAAGATGACGAATAG